In the genome of Mycobacterium sp. 3519A, the window GCACCGATGCGCAGCGGTTCGTCATCGTCGGCCCGAGGGAGTCGGGTGATCTGCCCGCCGACGTGCCCGTCCTCGAGGCGCCGACGCCGTACGTGTGGCTGATCGGCCGCACGCAGACCAATGGGCCCGACGACTACGCGGCCGTCCACCAGGTGCAGGACGGCCTGACTCTGGCACCGCTGCGCGAAAGCCCGCAGCACCGCATCGATCCCGATGTCGACACCACCACCGAACCGCTTCGGGTGGTCAACGGCATGGATGCGCTCGCGTACCTGACATACGCGGCGCAACTGCTCGCGGTCAACCCGCCGCACGCCACCGACTACGCGATCCTGGCGCGGCTGCGTCACCTCGGAATCGAACCCGGTAAGCCGTTCGACGCCAACCGTTTCGACGAGCGCCAACAAGCCGAGATACGGACGGGCCGCGACGACGCACTCGCCGCACTGCAGGCCGCGGCTGCCACGCTGGCGCCCAGCGTCAACGGCTGGATGACGATGACCGACACCGTCGGCGTGTACGGCAACGCCTACCTTCGGCGCGCCACGGTCGCCTTGGCCGGCCTCGGCGCCAACCAACCCGAGGACGCGGTGTACCCACTGCTGATCGCCGACGCCGACGGCCGGCCGTTGACCGGGGATCGCAGCTACGTCCTTCACTTCGAGGCCGACGAACTGCCGCCGGTGCATGCGTTCTGGTCGGTGACGATGTACGACGCCGAGGGTTACCAGGTGGCCAACGAGCTCAACCGGTTCGCCATCGGCGATCGCGATCAGTTGACGTACAACGCGGACGGCTCGCTGGACCTCTACCTGCAACACGAGGACCCCGGCCCCGACCGCGAATCGAACTGGCTGCCTGCGCCATTGGGCCCGCTGGGCGTGACGATGCGGCTTTACGCACCGAAACGTGAGGTCATCGTCGGTCAGTGGCATCCTCCTGCGGTCCGCAACGTCGGTTAGCTGGCTGCCAAGAATGCGTCAAGGATCCACCAAGGGCTGAACCCGACTCTTTCGGTGTCCGCACAGGAACACCACAGGAAAGGGTTCGCCATGATCCGCCTCACCACCCTCATCGGCACCGTCGCCGCCGCGTCCGCCCTCGGCCTTGCCGCGCTGACATCGACCGGCGTCGCGGCGGCCAGCACGATCGACGACACGTTCATCACCGTGATCACCGAGCAGGGCATCCAGCCGCCGTCGACCAGGGAGGCGGTCAGCGTCGCCCACGACGCATGCGCCGTGCTCGCCGAGGGCGGCGACCTGGTCGACGCCGTCGGCGCCGTGGCGGAGTACACCGAACTGGGCACCGAGGACGCGGCGTTCTTCGTCGGCGCGTCGATCGCGACCTACTGCCCCGAGCACGAGGGGCTGGTCGACTAGGTGTACTGACCTGAGAGGTTCGGTACGCGGCTGGCGGGTGGTTGACCTTTGAGTGCTGTGTGGCCGCGGTGGTGATTGTAGGTGTGTAGCCATCGTGGGAATTCGTCGCAGCGTTCGGCGTCGCTGCGGTAGAGCCGGGCATAGGCCCACTCATCGGCCAAGGTGCGATGAAATCTCTCTACCTTGCCGTTGGTCTGGGGTCGATATGGGCGGGTGCGGCGGTGCTTGATGTCACCCAAGGCGTCGTGAAATGTGTGTGAGCGATAGCAGGATCCGTTGTCGGTCAATACCTTCCGCACGGTGAAGCCACAATCGTTGAACCAAGCGTTGGCGCGCAGCCAGAACGCTGCGGCGGTCTCCTTACGCTCGTCAGCCAGTAGTTCGGAGTAAACCAGCCGCGAATACGCATCGATCGCAGTGTGCAGGAAGTGATAGCCCCGCACCGGATTGCGGTATTTCGTTTGCACTCCACTGCTCTTGTCGGCCTGTTTATTGGCCCTGCCCACGGCGTGGCCCAGCATGCGCCAGCCGCCGCCGGCGGGGATCTTGCCCAGCTTCTTGACATCGACGTGGACCAGATCACCGCAGGCCGCGGATTCCATCCGGCGGATGACCCGCCCGGTGGGGCGGTCGAGCCAGCGCAGTCTGGCCAGGCCATACCGGGTCAGCACACGGTGCACGGTCGAGGGATGCAACCCCAGCAGATAACCAATCCGCGCCGGCCCCCAGCGGCGGATGACCCGGACTTTGATGATGCGCCGCTCGGTGCGCGTGGGTGTCCTGTGGGGGCTGTGATGAGGCCGTGAGCTGCGATCACGCATACCGGCAGGACCGAATTCGCGGTAGCGGCCAGCCCAGCGAGCAGCGGTGCTCACCGCCACCTGGAACCGTTCGGCGGCCCGCCGCAACGGCCAACCGTCTTCCACAACACAACGGGCCAGACGCAGACGCCCAGTTTCGGACAAAGGGGCATTACGGTGGGACACGAAGACCTCCGAAGTGAGTTGGTGCGTTTCTAGACAGCTCGCACTTCACTCGGAGGTCTTCGTCATGTCACCACGCCACGCCGCGTCCCTAACGTCCGTGGTCAGTACAACTAGGACAGCCGGGCCATCCAGCCGTGCGTGTCGGCGAACGTGCCGCGCTGGATGCCGGTCAACGTGTCGCGCAGGGCCATCGTGATCTCCCCCGGTCCGCCGTCGGCGATGGTGAACTCGCCGTCACCGTACTTGACCCGGGCGACCGGGGTGATCACCGCCGCGGTGCCGCACGCGAACACCTCGGTGATCTCGCCGGCCGCGACCTTCTTCTGCCACTCGTCGACGTCGATCTTGCGCTCCTCGACCGCGAATCCGGCGTCAGTTGCCAACTGCAGCAAGGCATCTCGCGTCACGCCCGGGAGGATCGACCCGCTCAGCTCGGGGGTGACCAGCCGGGCCGTTCCGCCGCTGCCGAACACGAAGAACAGGTTCATCCCGCCCATCTCTTCGACGAAGCGACGCTCGGCGGCATCGAGCCACACCACCTGATCGCAGTCGTTCTCGATGGCCTGCGCCTGGGCCAGCAGAGACGCGGCGTAGTTGCCGCCGAATTTGGCCGCGCCGGTGCCACCGGGGCAGGCGCGCACGTACTCGGTCGACAGCCAGACGCTGACCGGTTTGATGCCGCCCTTGAAGTAGGCCCCCGCGGGCGAGGCGATCACCATGTAGCGGTATTCGTTGGCGGGCCGGACCCCGAGACCCGGCTCGGTGGCGAAGACATACGGCCGCAAATACAGCGACTCCTCGCCACCCGCAGGCGGCACCCACGGCTCGTCGACGGCGATCAGCTGCCGCAGCGACTCGATGAACACCTCTTCGGGCAATTCCGGGATCGCCAGCCGGCGCGCCGACGCGCGTAACCGCCTGGCGTTGGCCTCCGGCCGGAACGACACGATCGAACCGTCGGCCCAGCGGTAGGCCTTGAGCCCTTCGAAGATCTCCTGCGCGTAATGCAGCACGATCGCCGACGGATCCAGTTCGATCGGCCCGTACGGAATCACCCGTGCGTTGTGCCAGCCTTTGCCCTGCACCCAATCGATGGACACCATGTGGTCGGTGTGGAATTGGCCAAACGGCGGATCGTTCAGGATCGACGCCCGTACCTCGTCGGTCACCGGGTTCGCATTGCGCTCTACGGTGAATTCGAGGGGGCCGTCAGTCATGCAGCGATTGTATATCCGCTAGCTAGCGGGTTTTTGCCGCGACGAACGGAGGCTTGACCACTTCGCATTCGACGCTGCGGCCGCGAACGTCCACCGCTACCTGCTGACCGTCGGCAACACCCTTGTCGGTATCGATGAGCGCCAGCGCGATGCCCACCTTCAAGCCGGGCGAAAACGTGCCCGACGTCGTCACCCCGATTTGCGTGTCGCCGTCGAGCACCGCGAGGTCGGGACGCAGCACCCCGCGACCGACCGCGCGCAGGCCGCGCAGCGTCCGCTTCGGGCCTGCCTGCTTCTCGGCGAGCAGCGCGTCGCGACCCCAGAACGCGTCCTTCTTCCACCCGACCGCCCATCCGCACCCCGCCTGCAGCGGCGAGATCTGCAGCGACAACTCGTGCCCGTGCAGCGGATAACCCATCTCGGTGCGCAGGGTGTCGCGTGCGCCGAGCCCGGCCAACTCCCCGCCTGCCGCGCCGACCGCGTCGACGAGCGCGTCGAAGACCACCTGGGAGGTGTCCCACGGCGGCAGCAACTCGTACCCGTGCTCGCCGGTGTAACCGGTCCGGCACACGCGCACCGGCACGCCGTCGAACTCGGCGTCGGCGTATCCCATGTAGTCCATGTCGGTCGGCAGCCCCAGCCCGCCGAGCACGTCGGTCGACTTCGGGCCCTGCACCGCCAGCACCGCGTACGAGAAGTGCTCGTCGGTGACCGTCACGCCCTGTGGTGCACGTTCCTGCAGCGCGGCGACGACGGCAGGCGTGTTGGCGGCGTTGGGCACCAGGAAGATCTCGTCGTCGGAGACGTAGTAGGCGATCAAGTCGTCGATCACGCCGCCGGATTCGTTGCAGCACAACGTGTATTGCGCTTTACCGGGTCCGATGCGGCGCAGGTCGTTGGTGAGCGCGGAGTTGACGAACTCGGCTGCGCCGGGCCCGCGCACCAGGGCCTTGCCGAGATGGCTGACGTCGAACAGGCCGACCGTCGTGCGCGTCGCGGTGTGCTCACTGACCGTGCCCGCGTACGACACGGGCATCAGCCAGCCCGAGAATTCCGCGAAACTCGCGCCGAGTTGCCGATGCCGTTCCTCGAGGGGGCCGTGCAGAACTTCGCTCACGCCGATCCACCCTAGTGGGAGCGTCCGCGCTGGCAGACTCGGGTGCGTGGTCGATTTCGACGCGCTGGAGGCTGCCGGTATCGCCAATGCCCGGCAACGGGTCGGCCTCATCGAGTATCTCGACGGTCTCGGGTTCACGGCCGAGGAGATGGTCGAGGCCGAGCGCCGCGGCCGCCTGTTCGGCCTGGCGGGTGACGCGCTGCAATGGTCCGGCCGCCCGATTCACACGTTGCACAGCGCCGCGGCGGCGCTCGGTGTGCCCGACGACGAGTTGGCGTTCGCGTGGGAGGCGCTCGGCCTGACGATGGCCGATCACGACACGCCCGCACTGAGCCAGGCCGACGTCGACGGATTGGCCGCGTGGGCGACGCTGCGCAAGGTCACCGGCGAGGACGCGGCGCTGAACTTCCTGCGGGTGCTGGGTGCGTCGATGGCCCGCCTCGCCGAGGCCAGCGGATCGATGATCCGGATCGCACAGCCCGACCTGATGATGACGCACACCCGCGACGAGCTCACCACCGCGCTGGCCTATCGCTCCGTCGCCGAGCTGGTTCCTGGCCTCACCGCCCTGATGGACTCGGTGTTCCGTCATCAGATCACCAGTGCCAGAGCGTATTTCGAAGGTGTCATCAGCGACGCCACCGCGAGCATCACCTGCGGCGTTGGGTTCGCGGACCTGTCCGGGTTCACCGCGTTGACGCAGCGGCTCACGCCCGCCGAGTTGTCGGATCTGCTCGTCGAGTTCGGCGGAGCGGTCAGCGACGTGGTGCACGCCGACGGCGGGCGCGTGGTGAAGTTCATCGGCGACGAGGTGATGTGGGTGACGGCGCGGCCGGAGTTGCTGGCCAAGGTCGCCCTGGACCTCGTCGAGTACCCGGCGGCGCGCGAGGCCGGGTTGCAGGTCCGCGCCGGGCTGGGCTACGGCTCGGTGCTGGCGCTGGGCGGCGACTACTTCGGCACCCCGGTCAACCTGGCGGCCCGCCTGGTGGCCGCCGCCGCGCCCGGCCAGATCCTGGCGTCCAGCGACGTCCGCGACGAGCTGCCGGATTGGTCAGCAATCCCACAGAATCCGTTGGTGCTCAAGGGCTTCGACGAGCCGGTGATGGCCTACGACCTGCACGTCAGCCGCTGAGGGCTAGGGTATGGGCTCGTGAGCCCTGCAACTCCCGGATACCAGACCCCCGCGGTCACCGTCGCCTCGTCACTGCCGAAACGCCCGAAAGGCCCGACGGTGCTGATCGTGCCGGTCGTCAGCGGCCAGGATGACGACGCCACCGCGACCGTCGTCGGCAACCCGATCCTCGACGCCGAGGCCACCGGCGAGATCGACGTGGCGTTGCGGGCGCTCGGCGCGAAGGGCGGCACCGACCAGGTCACCCGGGTGGTCGCGCCGTCGCTGCCGGTGGACAGCGTGCTCGCGGTCGGACTCGGCAAGGAGCGCGACGACTGGTCCGCCGAGGCGATCCGCCGTGCCGCCGGGGTGGCGGCGCGTTCGCTCAACGGCACCGAGGCGGTCATCACCACGCTGTCGGATCTGGACCTGAGCGCGACGATCGAAGGCCTGATCCTGGGCGCCTACCGGTTCACCGATTTCCGCAGCGCCAAGACCGCGCCGAAGGACGCGGGGCTGCGGGAGATCACGGTGCTGACGGCCGACACGAAGGCCAAGACCAAGGCGGCGGCAGAACGCGCCACCGACATCGCCGCGGCCGTGGCCACCGCGCGCGATTTCGTCAACACCCCGCCGAGTCACCTGTTTCCGGCCGAATTCGCCGAGCGCGCAAAGGCTTTGGGTGAGGCCGCGGGCCTCGAGGTGGAGGTGCTCGACGACAAGGCGCTCGCCAAGAACGGCTATGGCGGTGTGATCGGCGTCGGTAAGGGCTCGTCGCGCCCGCCGCGGTTGGTGCGCCTGTCGCACAAGGGCGGCAAGGGTAAGAAGGCGAAGGCGGTCGCGCTCGTCGGCAAGGGCATCACGTTCGACACCGGCGGCATCTCGATCAAGCCGGCAGCCAACATGCACCACATGACGTCGGACATGGGCGGCGCGGCCGCGGTGATCGCCACGGTGGTGCTGGCGGCCAAGCGGGACCTGCCCATCGACGTGATCGCGACCGTGCCGATGGCCGAGAACATGCCGTCGGCGACAGCGCAGCGGCCAGGCGATGTGCTGACCCAGTACGGCGGCATCACGGTCGAGGTGCTCAACACCGACGCCGAGGGCCGGTTGATCCTGGCCGACGCGATCGTGCGGGCGTGCGAGGACAACCCCGACTACCTGATCGAGACGTCGACGTTGACCGGGGCGCAGACCGTGGCGCTGGGCGCCCGCACGCCGGGGGTGATGGGCAGCGACGAGTTCCGCGACCGCGTCGCCGGACTCTCGCAGGCCATCGGCGAGAACGGCTGGGCGATGCCGCTGCCCGAGGAATTGAAGGACGACCTCAAGTCGACGGTGGCCGATCTGGCCAACGTCAGCGGATCACGGTATGCGGGCATGCTCGTCGCGGGCACCTACCTGCGCGAGTTCGTCGCCGACGGTGTGCAGTGGGCGCACATCGACATCGCGGCCCCGGCGTACAATACCGGCGGGCCGTGGGGCTACACCGGTAAGGGCGGCACCGGCGTGCCGACGCGCACCATGTTCGCGGTGCTGGAGGACATCGCCGAGAACGGCTGACTTCGTCCGGCCCACTGGCCACGCCCGACTGGGCTACATCACGCTGGCGCGCGCCGAACTGCGCATCGCCTGCGGCAGCACGTGGGCGACGCCGTAGACGAAGTAGGCCTCCGGCGCCACCGGCCGGATCGGCTTGTTCTTCTTCACCGCCGACACGATCGCCTTGGCCACCTTGTCGGGCCCGTATCGGCGTGCGGCGAAAGCCTTTTCGATCTGCGCGCGTCGCGCGTCGACCTTGTCTCGCTTGGCAGCAGGCACGTCGAAGCGCGTGGTGTGCACGATGTTCGTGTCGATCACGCCCGGGCACACCGTCGTCAGCCCGACGCCTGCCCTGTCCAGTTCGGCGCGCAGGCAGTCGCCGAACATGAACACAGCGGCCTTGCTGGTGGAGTAGGCGTTCATCGACTGCTGCGGTGAATAGGCGGCCATCGACGAGATGTTGACGATGTGCCCGCCGGTGCCGCGGTCGACCAGGCGACGGCCAAAAGACCTGCAGCAGTTGACGACTCCACCGAAGTTGATGGCCAGCACCCGGTCGAACTCCTCGCGCGGAGTGTCGAGGAACATGCCGGCGTGGCCCACCCCGGCGTTGTTGACCACGACATCGGGCACGCCGTGTTCGGCGCTCACCTTCTCGGCGAATTCCTCAACGGCGTCGGCGTCCGACACGTCGAGGGTGTAGGCATGCGCCACTCCCCCCGCGCGCGGCGATCTGGGCGGCAGTCTCCTTGACGGTGGCCTCGTCGATGTCACTGATCACCAGTTCGGCGCCCTCGCGGGCGAACGCCAAGGCCGTCGCACGGCCGATTCCGCTACCCGCACCGGTCACCGAAACCAGTGTGTCGCCGAAGTATTCGCGTCGACGGCCGACCTCGGCGCGCAGCAGGGCGCGCGACGGGGGCTTGCCGCCCACAAAGTCAATGAACTCGGCCACCGACGTGGCCAGCACCTGAGGGTGCGACATCGGCGACCAGTGACCCGCCCTGATGTCACGCCGCCACAGTCGCGGCACCCACCGGTGGATGTCGTCGTAGATGTAGGGCCGTACGAATTGATCTCTCGTGTTGACGATGATCTGGACCGGTACGTCGACGTAGTGGTCATCGCGGGCCGAAGTCACGCTTGCAAAGTAGTTCGCGCCGTACACCTTCAGACTGTTGGCGGCATCTGTCTTGTAGTTGGGCGAGTGGTAAATCTGCTCGCGCGGGATTCCGTCGCGCAAGACAAGCATCCGGCGGAC includes:
- a CDS encoding adenylate/guanylate cyclase domain-containing protein; translation: MVDFDALEAAGIANARQRVGLIEYLDGLGFTAEEMVEAERRGRLFGLAGDALQWSGRPIHTLHSAAAALGVPDDELAFAWEALGLTMADHDTPALSQADVDGLAAWATLRKVTGEDAALNFLRVLGASMARLAEASGSMIRIAQPDLMMTHTRDELTTALAYRSVAELVPGLTALMDSVFRHQITSARAYFEGVISDATASITCGVGFADLSGFTALTQRLTPAELSDLLVEFGGAVSDVVHADGGRVVKFIGDEVMWVTARPELLAKVALDLVEYPAAREAGLQVRAGLGYGSVLALGGDYFGTPVNLAARLVAAAAPGQILASSDVRDELPDWSAIPQNPLVLKGFDEPVMAYDLHVSR
- the gcvT gene encoding glycine cleavage system aminomethyltransferase GcvT; the encoded protein is MSEVLHGPLEERHRQLGASFAEFSGWLMPVSYAGTVSEHTATRTTVGLFDVSHLGKALVRGPGAAEFVNSALTNDLRRIGPGKAQYTLCCNESGGVIDDLIAYYVSDDEIFLVPNAANTPAVVAALQERAPQGVTVTDEHFSYAVLAVQGPKSTDVLGGLGLPTDMDYMGYADAEFDGVPVRVCRTGYTGEHGYELLPPWDTSQVVFDALVDAVGAAGGELAGLGARDTLRTEMGYPLHGHELSLQISPLQAGCGWAVGWKKDAFWGRDALLAEKQAGPKRTLRGLRAVGRGVLRPDLAVLDGDTQIGVTTSGTFSPGLKVGIALALIDTDKGVADGQQVAVDVRGRSVECEVVKPPFVAAKTR
- a CDS encoding DUF732 domain-containing protein: MIRLTTLIGTVAAASALGLAALTSTGVAAASTIDDTFITVITEQGIQPPSTREAVSVAHDACAVLAEGGDLVDAVGAVAEYTELGTEDAAFFVGASIATYCPEHEGLVD
- a CDS encoding branched-chain amino acid aminotransferase; the protein is MTDGPLEFTVERNANPVTDEVRASILNDPPFGQFHTDHMVSIDWVQGKGWHNARVIPYGPIELDPSAIVLHYAQEIFEGLKAYRWADGSIVSFRPEANARRLRASARRLAIPELPEEVFIESLRQLIAVDEPWVPPAGGEESLYLRPYVFATEPGLGVRPANEYRYMVIASPAGAYFKGGIKPVSVWLSTEYVRACPGGTGAAKFGGNYAASLLAQAQAIENDCDQVVWLDAAERRFVEEMGGMNLFFVFGSGGTARLVTPELSGSILPGVTRDALLQLATDAGFAVEERKIDVDEWQKKVAAGEITEVFACGTAAVITPVARVKYGDGEFTIADGGPGEITMALRDTLTGIQRGTFADTHGWMARLS
- a CDS encoding DUF1254 domain-containing protein, whose protein sequence is MSTLSVDLRTLSYEAFIYFYPLVIMDVTRTQSINTPQGAKPGFGPPNTFHHVREYPTAEFRSVVRPNFDTLYSSAFLDLTAGPVMLTAPDTADRYFLLPMLDMWTDVFASPGKRTTGTDAQRFVIVGPRESGDLPADVPVLEAPTPYVWLIGRTQTNGPDDYAAVHQVQDGLTLAPLRESPQHRIDPDVDTTTEPLRVVNGMDALAYLTYAAQLLAVNPPHATDYAILARLRHLGIEPGKPFDANRFDERQQAEIRTGRDDALAALQAAAATLAPSVNGWMTMTDTVGVYGNAYLRRATVALAGLGANQPEDAVYPLLIADADGRPLTGDRSYVLHFEADELPPVHAFWSVTMYDAEGYQVANELNRFAIGDRDQLTYNADGSLDLYLQHEDPGPDRESNWLPAPLGPLGVTMRLYAPKREVIVGQWHPPAVRNVG
- a CDS encoding leucyl aminopeptidase; protein product: MSPATPGYQTPAVTVASSLPKRPKGPTVLIVPVVSGQDDDATATVVGNPILDAEATGEIDVALRALGAKGGTDQVTRVVAPSLPVDSVLAVGLGKERDDWSAEAIRRAAGVAARSLNGTEAVITTLSDLDLSATIEGLILGAYRFTDFRSAKTAPKDAGLREITVLTADTKAKTKAAAERATDIAAAVATARDFVNTPPSHLFPAEFAERAKALGEAAGLEVEVLDDKALAKNGYGGVIGVGKGSSRPPRLVRLSHKGGKGKKAKAVALVGKGITFDTGGISIKPAANMHHMTSDMGGAAAVIATVVLAAKRDLPIDVIATVPMAENMPSATAQRPGDVLTQYGGITVEVLNTDAEGRLILADAIVRACEDNPDYLIETSTLTGAQTVALGARTPGVMGSDEFRDRVAGLSQAIGENGWAMPLPEELKDDLKSTVADLANVSGSRYAGMLVAGTYLREFVADGVQWAHIDIAAPAYNTGGPWGYTGKGGTGVPTRTMFAVLEDIAENG
- a CDS encoding IS481 family transposase gives rise to the protein MSHRNAPLSETGRLRLARCVVEDGWPLRRAAERFQVAVSTAARWAGRYREFGPAGMRDRSSRPHHSPHRTPTRTERRIIKVRVIRRWGPARIGYLLGLHPSTVHRVLTRYGLARLRWLDRPTGRVIRRMESAACGDLVHVDVKKLGKIPAGGGWRMLGHAVGRANKQADKSSGVQTKYRNPVRGYHFLHTAIDAYSRLVYSELLADERKETAAAFWLRANAWFNDCGFTVRKVLTDNGSCYRSHTFHDALGDIKHRRTRPYRPQTNGKVERFHRTLADEWAYARLYRSDAERCDEFPRWLHTYNHHRGHTALKGQPPASRVPNLSGQYT